Proteins encoded by one window of Polaribacter haliotis:
- a CDS encoding SusC/RagA family TonB-linked outer membrane protein has product MNIKFLQRKCFKHFVTLLLFLGFFGVNSILAQEGKTVKGIITDSETNSPLPGVNILEKGTNNGTSTDFDGNYSITLKNTNATLVVSYIGFSSKEVLVNGKSKLNIVLSPDAESLDEIVVVGYGTVKKKDLTGTVSTVSAAAITEKNATNPLEAIQGNVAGVQISSATGRVGDGFNMTIRGTNSLSGGNPLFVVDGVFVDDISFLNPQDISRMDVLKDASSSAIYGSRGANGVVIVTTKNGSNAKSGFNVSLETSYGVKSTTRLPKMMGGEKWWKYHQSAYFATTNGGDASTTTADMLAGSVVGTANALLLERANKNQVFDWYDAVLNSGIQQNNYINISGRAENGLAYNLGLGMQKETGNIANESIDKYTLKLGVNHKINDKISAGSNITIAKTNEQFGSSVAMRDAFRLNPFLSPWAIDDNGNELIGELFPQPGKLTYPTNGNFAINKTSTFNPLLEIANTDDERRRWKILGNVYFEYKPIEWLSLKTTYSGGYTNSTRGKAWGALTNTGLSNKNLPSSELSTSENFNYTWDNQFNIKHDLNENHSFNLLGLQSIYSNTTESSFLSSREQPFNTGFNNIGSGNSSTFNLGSAFIKNTLSSYALRLNYAFKDRYLFTLSNRWDGSSLLSEGNKWESFPSAAFAWKINEENFLSNNNSISNLKARVSFGYTGNDNVQAYSTLNTLDQQLFYDFNGATANGWLASSLANKALTWEKTREINFGVDFGFLNNRISGSLDVYDRLSEGQIGRQSLPLELGVPSGSTFANFGSISNKGVEILLTTKNIQKENISWETTFTFTKNTNSLEEINGQSEVDDIGNNWFIGESLNSYYNFVFDGIWQPSEAAEAASFGQTPGQARVKDLNNDGKIDANNDRAILGNSDPSWSGSIISNLRVGDFDLSISAFTNQGVFAFSEFHQNFTDVRDRGRQKLDIADWYIPENAAGIPAQFSNSYPQPRNAGTYWRNDKVGYYRDASFIKIKNIAVGYTFNKDLLSKLKINGLRIYANVLNPFVITDYDGYDPEWATASFNVGRVSSATYQLGLSLKF; this is encoded by the coding sequence ATGAACATTAAATTCTTACAAAGAAAATGCTTTAAGCATTTTGTTACCTTGCTATTATTTCTTGGCTTTTTTGGAGTTAACTCCATTTTAGCTCAGGAAGGTAAAACAGTTAAAGGTATTATTACAGATTCCGAAACAAACTCACCACTACCAGGTGTAAACATTTTAGAAAAAGGCACCAACAATGGTACTTCAACAGATTTCGATGGAAACTATTCAATAACATTAAAAAATACTAATGCTACTTTAGTGGTTTCTTATATAGGGTTTAGTTCTAAAGAAGTATTAGTAAATGGAAAAAGTAAATTAAATATCGTTTTATCTCCTGATGCAGAATCTTTAGACGAAATAGTGGTGGTAGGTTATGGAACAGTTAAGAAAAAAGATTTAACAGGAACTGTAAGTACAGTTAGCGCCGCTGCAATTACAGAAAAAAATGCAACAAATCCTTTAGAAGCTATTCAAGGTAATGTTGCAGGTGTACAAATTTCATCTGCTACTGGTAGAGTTGGAGATGGATTTAATATGACAATTAGAGGAACAAACTCTTTATCTGGCGGAAATCCGTTATTTGTTGTAGATGGTGTTTTTGTAGATGATATTAGTTTTTTAAATCCACAAGATATTTCTAGAATGGATGTTCTAAAAGATGCATCATCATCTGCAATTTATGGTTCAAGAGGAGCAAATGGTGTAGTAATTGTAACTACCAAAAATGGTTCAAATGCAAAATCTGGTTTTAATGTTTCTTTAGAAACTTCTTATGGTGTAAAATCTACAACAAGATTACCAAAAATGATGGGTGGAGAAAAATGGTGGAAATATCACCAATCTGCTTATTTTGCTACAACTAATGGTGGAGATGCATCAACTACTACTGCAGATATGTTAGCGGGTTCGGTTGTTGGTACTGCAAATGCATTATTATTAGAAAGAGCAAATAAAAACCAAGTATTCGATTGGTATGATGCTGTTTTAAATTCTGGTATTCAACAAAACAACTATATTAATATTAGTGGTAGAGCAGAAAATGGTTTAGCATATAATTTAGGATTAGGAATGCAAAAAGAGACAGGAAACATTGCTAATGAATCTATAGATAAATACACATTAAAATTAGGTGTAAATCATAAAATAAATGATAAAATTTCAGCAGGTTCTAACATAACTATTGCTAAAACCAACGAACAATTTGGTAGTTCTGTTGCAATGAGAGATGCTTTTAGATTAAATCCATTTTTATCTCCTTGGGCTATAGATGATAATGGAAATGAGTTAATAGGAGAATTATTTCCACAACCAGGTAAATTAACATACCCAACAAATGGAAACTTTGCAATTAATAAAACTAGTACTTTTAATCCATTACTAGAAATTGCAAATACAGATGATGAGAGAAGAAGATGGAAAATATTAGGAAATGTATATTTTGAATACAAACCAATAGAGTGGTTAAGTTTAAAAACAACATATTCTGGAGGTTACACAAACTCAACAAGAGGAAAGGCTTGGGGAGCATTAACTAACACAGGTTTAAGTAATAAAAACTTACCTTCTTCAGAATTATCTACTAGTGAAAACTTTAACTATACTTGGGATAATCAATTTAATATAAAACACGATTTAAATGAAAATCATTCATTTAATTTATTAGGTCTACAAAGTATTTATTCTAATACTACAGAAAGCTCTTTTCTAAGTTCTAGAGAACAACCTTTTAACACAGGGTTTAATAATATTGGTTCTGGTAATTCAAGTACTTTTAATTTAGGTTCTGCTTTTATAAAAAATACTTTAAGCTCTTATGCTTTAAGATTAAATTATGCGTTTAAAGACAGATACTTATTTACATTATCTAATAGATGGGATGGTTCTTCTTTACTATCAGAAGGTAATAAGTGGGAATCTTTTCCTTCTGCAGCATTTGCATGGAAAATTAATGAAGAAAACTTCTTAAGCAACAACAATTCTATATCAAATTTAAAAGCTAGAGTTAGTTTTGGTTATACTGGTAATGATAATGTACAGGCGTATTCTACTTTAAACACCTTAGACCAACAATTATTTTATGATTTTAATGGAGCAACTGCAAATGGTTGGTTAGCTTCTTCTTTAGCAAACAAAGCTCTTACTTGGGAAAAGACTAGAGAAATTAATTTTGGTGTAGATTTTGGATTTTTAAACAACAGAATTTCTGGTAGTTTAGATGTATATGATAGATTATCTGAAGGGCAAATTGGTAGACAAAGTTTACCTTTAGAATTAGGTGTTCCAAGTGGTAGTACTTTTGCTAATTTTGGATCTATTAGTAATAAAGGGGTAGAAATTTTATTAACAACTAAAAATATTCAAAAAGAAAATATTTCTTGGGAAACAACTTTTACTTTTACTAAAAACACAAATAGTTTAGAAGAAATTAATGGTCAGTCTGAAGTAGATGATATTGGTAATAACTGGTTTATTGGAGAATCTTTAAACTCTTATTACAACTTTGTTTTTGACGGTATATGGCAACCAAGTGAAGCTGCAGAAGCTGCAAGTTTTGGTCAAACTCCTGGACAAGCAAGAGTTAAAGACTTAAATAATGATGGGAAAATAGATGCAAATAATGACAGAGCCATTTTAGGGAACTCAGATCCATCATGGTCTGGAAGTATTATTTCTAACTTAAGGGTTGGAGATTTCGACCTGTCTATTTCTGCATTCACAAACCAAGGTGTGTTTGCTTTTAGTGAATTCCACCAAAACTTTACAGACGTTAGAGATAGAGGTAGACAAAAATTAGATATAGCAGATTGGTATATTCCTGAAAATGCAGCAGGTATTCCTGCACAATTTTCAAATTCTTATCCACAACCTAGAAATGCTGGTACATATTGGAGAAACGATAAAGTTGGCTACTACAGAGATGCTTCATTTATAAAAATTAAGAATATTGCTGTTGGTTATACTTTTAACAAAGATTTGTTAAGTAAATTAAAAATTAACGGACTTAGAATTTATGCAAATGTATTAAATCCTTTTGTTATAACAGATTATGATGGTTATGACCCAGAATGGGCAACAGCGTCATTTAATGTAGGTAGAGTTAGTTCTGCTACATATCAATTAGGATTAAGTTTAAAATTTTAA
- a CDS encoding glycoside hydrolase family 28 protein: MQQNNTKRQVNFFDIYKVLIIFCLIIFSSCQRKKEAQESLAVWDDMDKVINSISKPKFLEKTYNLLDFGANPDGLTFNTDVFKQIIKTCTENGGGKIIIPAGKYLTGAIHLENNVNLHLEEGAEVLFSTNSKDYYPLVATSYEGVELMNYSPLIYAKNKKNIAITGKGVLNGQASNNNWWKWCGKDTYGWKKEMPQQKDSLNLPRLMDMGQNNVPLNERVFGDGHYLRPNFIEFYECESVLLQGVKIINAPFWIIHPFKSNNITIDGVTVESHGPNNDGCDPEYSKNVLIKNCTFNTGDDCIAIKAGRDAEGRRVGIKSENIVVQNCNMIDGHGGVVIGSEMSAGVKNIYVDNCKMNSPNLDRAIRLKTNSRRGGIIDGVYVRDLEVGQVKEAVLKLNMHYATYTNQTGDFIPQIKNILLENVKVKNGGYYAILAKGYEQSKINNVTLKNVIIEKVDNAFSIEHLSNLKLIDTYINGSLMQSPKQSN, from the coding sequence ATGCAACAAAATAACACGAAAAGACAAGTCAATTTTTTTGATATTTATAAAGTTTTAATAATTTTTTGTCTTATAATATTTTCTTCATGTCAAAGAAAAAAAGAAGCCCAAGAATCTCTTGCTGTTTGGGATGATATGGATAAAGTAATTAATTCTATCAGCAAACCTAAATTTTTAGAAAAAACTTACAATCTTTTAGATTTTGGCGCAAACCCAGATGGACTTACTTTTAATACAGATGTTTTTAAACAAATTATTAAAACATGTACAGAAAATGGTGGAGGGAAAATTATTATCCCTGCTGGAAAATATTTAACAGGAGCTATTCACTTAGAAAATAATGTAAACTTACATTTAGAAGAAGGTGCAGAAGTATTATTTAGTACAAACTCAAAAGATTATTACCCATTAGTTGCTACCTCATATGAAGGGGTAGAGTTAATGAATTATTCTCCATTAATTTATGCAAAAAACAAAAAAAATATAGCCATTACAGGTAAAGGTGTTTTAAATGGTCAGGCAAGTAATAATAATTGGTGGAAATGGTGTGGTAAAGATACTTATGGCTGGAAAAAAGAGATGCCACAACAGAAAGACAGCTTAAACCTACCAAGATTAATGGATATGGGACAAAATAATGTTCCATTAAATGAAAGAGTCTTTGGAGATGGGCATTATTTACGTCCAAATTTTATTGAATTTTATGAATGTGAAAGTGTATTGCTACAAGGTGTTAAAATTATTAATGCACCATTTTGGATTATACACCCTTTTAAATCTAATAACATTACTATAGATGGAGTAACTGTTGAAAGTCATGGACCTAATAATGATGGTTGCGACCCAGAATATTCTAAAAACGTACTAATTAAAAATTGCACATTTAATACTGGTGATGATTGTATAGCAATAAAAGCAGGTAGAGATGCTGAAGGAAGAAGAGTTGGTATTAAAAGCGAAAACATTGTAGTACAAAATTGTAACATGATAGATGGTCATGGTGGTGTAGTAATTGGAAGTGAAATGTCTGCTGGAGTAAAAAATATTTATGTAGACAATTGCAAAATGAATAGCCCTAATTTAGATAGAGCTATTAGATTAAAAACAAATTCTAGAAGAGGTGGAATTATAGATGGTGTATATGTAAGAGATTTAGAAGTTGGCCAAGTAAAAGAAGCTGTTTTAAAATTAAATATGCATTATGCTACTTATACAAATCAAACAGGAGATTTTATTCCACAAATAAAAAATATTTTATTAGAAAATGTTAAAGTTAAAAATGGTGGTTATTATGCCATTTTAGCAAAAGGTTACGAACAGTCTAAAATTAATAATGTAACACTTAAAAATGTAATTATAGAAAAAGTAGATAATGCTTTTTCAATAGAACATTTATCAAATTTAAAACTAATAGATACTTATATAAACGGTTCATTAATGCAAAGTCCAAAACAATCAAATTAA
- a CDS encoding LacI family DNA-binding transcriptional regulator, protein MSKKTTIYDIAKELNITAATVSRALNNNPKISSKTKELVFETAKKMNYEQNKLALALKSGKSYNVGVIVPRIDSNFFSSVIRGIEEELYPAGYHVIICQTHDQEELEIKNINSLLNAQVDGVLMSISNGKLEENDSFNRLLEKNVPLIFFDRKKEINNVSSVTIDDFNGAYMATKHLIDQGCKRIAHLSNNRKLEIFRNRYLGYKQAILDNGLEFDENLIEEIQSKVLEGRSTVKRFLEMDRPPDAIFSSSDFTALSAVQEIKAHGLKIPEDICVVGFSNEPFTRFMELSITSVDQSPKEMGKIAAQVFLEEVKNSKKIKSEKHVVLTPELIIRKSSLKILKNKKAKI, encoded by the coding sequence ATGTCTAAAAAAACAACAATATACGATATTGCTAAGGAGCTAAACATAACAGCTGCAACAGTATCTAGAGCATTAAATAACAATCCTAAAATAAGTTCAAAAACTAAAGAATTAGTTTTTGAAACTGCAAAAAAAATGAACTATGAGCAAAATAAACTTGCACTAGCTCTTAAAAGTGGTAAAAGTTATAATGTTGGTGTAATTGTGCCGAGAATAGATAGTAACTTTTTTAGTTCGGTAATTAGAGGTATTGAAGAAGAACTTTATCCTGCTGGTTATCATGTAATTATTTGTCAAACACATGATCAAGAAGAATTGGAAATTAAAAACATTAATTCTTTATTAAACGCTCAAGTAGATGGTGTTTTAATGTCTATTTCTAATGGTAAGCTTGAAGAAAATGATAGTTTTAATCGTTTGTTAGAAAAAAATGTTCCTCTAATATTTTTTGATAGGAAAAAAGAAATAAACAATGTAAGTTCTGTAACAATAGACGATTTTAATGGAGCTTACATGGCAACAAAGCACTTAATTGATCAAGGTTGCAAGCGCATTGCTCATTTATCTAATAATAGAAAATTAGAAATCTTTAGAAATCGTTATTTAGGATACAAACAAGCAATACTTGATAATGGTTTAGAATTTGATGAGAACTTAATTGAAGAAATTCAAAGTAAAGTATTAGAAGGAAGAAGTACTGTAAAAAGATTTTTAGAAATGGATAGACCGCCAGATGCAATATTTTCTTCGAGTGATTTTACAGCTTTAAGTGCAGTGCAAGAAATTAAAGCACACGGATTAAAAATTCCGGAAGATATCTGTGTTGTAGGTTTTAGTAATGAACCTTTTACTAGATTTATGGAACTTTCTATAACATCTGTAGACCAATCTCCAAAAGAAATGGGTAAAATTGCTGCACAAGTATTTTTAGAAGAGGTAAAAAACAGCAAAAAAATAAAATCTGAAAAACATGTAGTTCTAACACCAGAATTAATTATTAGAAAATCGTCATTAAAAATTCTTAAAAACAAAAAAGCCAAGATTTAA
- a CDS encoding UxaA family hydrolase, whose product MQNKLIKVNSSDNVAVALINLKAGEIISFERENIEILSYTKSKHKIALKKFNVGDRIIMYGVLVGTANNTIEKGDVLTTENVKHQSDKVFGKTEDFHWTAPNVEKWKNRTFMGFHREDGQVGTENVWLFFPLVFCENRNIEILKEIFEKELLKQKPSAQQLLLRSLVNNVDSIMDETETSNNVFDNIDVKFITHPGGCGGIRQDSESLAKLLAGYVNNPNVAGVTVLSLGCQNLQIDIFKDALKAINPNLNKPVLIYEQQQMGTVDEMLTAIVKDSFVAIKEANNMKRKPAPLSKLRVGLECGGSDGFSGISANPTLGVVSDLLVALKGTAILAEFPELCGVEQELVNRCVDEKDSDKFLALMKAFEKSVVDAGSGFDMNPSPGNIKDGLITDAMKSAGAAKKGGTSPVESVLDYGEYISKNGLVLLCTPGNDVESTTALVGAGANMVLFTTGLGTPTGNPIAPIVKVASNTELAVKMPDIIDIETGAVIRGEKNIEEMADELLEFMIAVASGTIKTKAKLLNQNDFIPWRRGVSL is encoded by the coding sequence ATGCAAAACAAATTAATAAAAGTAAACTCGTCAGATAATGTTGCTGTAGCTTTAATAAACTTAAAAGCAGGAGAAATTATTTCTTTTGAAAGAGAAAATATAGAAATTTTATCTTACACAAAATCTAAGCATAAAATTGCACTAAAAAAATTTAATGTAGGTGATAGAATTATTATGTATGGTGTTCTTGTAGGAACTGCTAATAACACAATAGAAAAAGGAGATGTGCTAACAACAGAAAATGTAAAGCATCAAAGTGACAAAGTTTTTGGTAAAACAGAAGACTTTCATTGGACTGCGCCTAATGTAGAAAAATGGAAGAATAGAACATTTATGGGCTTTCATAGAGAAGATGGGCAAGTTGGAACAGAAAATGTATGGTTGTTTTTTCCTCTAGTTTTTTGTGAAAACAGAAACATAGAAATCTTAAAAGAAATTTTCGAAAAAGAGCTTTTAAAGCAAAAACCATCAGCACAACAATTATTATTACGTTCACTTGTAAATAATGTTGATTCTATTATGGATGAAACAGAAACAAGTAATAATGTATTTGATAATATTGATGTAAAATTCATTACTCATCCAGGAGGTTGTGGTGGTATTAGACAAGATTCAGAAAGTTTAGCAAAATTATTAGCGGGTTATGTAAACAACCCTAATGTAGCTGGGGTAACTGTGCTAAGTTTAGGTTGTCAGAATTTACAAATAGATATATTTAAAGACGCATTAAAAGCAATTAATCCTAATTTAAATAAGCCTGTATTAATTTACGAACAACAACAAATGGGTACTGTAGATGAAATGTTAACAGCCATTGTAAAAGATTCTTTTGTAGCAATAAAAGAAGCCAACAACATGAAACGTAAACCTGCTCCTTTATCAAAATTAAGAGTTGGTTTAGAATGTGGTGGATCAGATGGATTTTCTGGCATTTCTGCAAACCCAACTTTAGGAGTAGTTTCAGATTTGTTAGTTGCCTTAAAAGGAACTGCTATTTTAGCTGAATTTCCGGAATTATGTGGTGTAGAGCAAGAATTGGTAAACAGATGTGTGGATGAAAAAGACAGCGATAAATTTTTAGCATTAATGAAAGCTTTTGAAAAATCTGTTGTAGATGCTGGTTCTGGTTTTGATATGAATCCTTCTCCTGGAAATATTAAAGATGGTTTAATTACAGATGCAATGAAATCTGCTGGAGCAGCAAAAAAAGGAGGAACTTCCCCTGTAGAAAGTGTTTTAGATTACGGAGAATATATTTCTAAAAATGGTCTGGTTTTGTTGTGTACACCAGGAAATGATGTAGAAAGTACAACTGCTTTAGTTGGCGCTGGAGCAAATATGGTATTATTTACAACAGGTTTAGGTACGCCTACAGGAAATCCAATTGCACCAATTGTAAAAGTAGCTTCTAATACAGAACTAGCAGTAAAAATGCCAGATATTATAGATATTGAAACTGGTGCTGTAATTCGTGGTGAAAAAAACATTGAAGAAATGGCAGATGAGTTATTAGAATTCATGATAGCTGTTGCAAGTGGCACTATAAAAACCAAAGCAAAGCTTTTAAACCAAAACGATTTTATTCCATGGAGAAGAGGAGTTTCGTTATAA
- a CDS encoding tagaturonate reductase — MKKLNRKNTGLEDKLPIKIIQFGEGNFLRAFIGYAFNELNKVVNFKAGIAVVQPIENGLVKILNDQDGLYTLFMKGVKKGKEIQEIELIDNIVKGVDPYANFIDYLSLAKEEDLEFIISNTTEAGIAYVASDTAEMQPPSSFPAKLTVLLHERFKHFKGDAKKGLTIIPCELINHNSETLKEIILKYISDWNLGGDFKTWLQESNSFHSTLVDRIVPGYPKAEIKAYNAKLNYEDNLIVTAEAFLLWVIEGGEDLKAKLPFNKTKLDVKIVDDMQPFRTRKVRILNGAHTSLIAFSYLYGNKTVKESVDNEFTGGLINQIIFDEIIPTLDFDKKQIEEFAYEVLDRFRNPFIKHNISSLALNCISKFKVRVLPSILEYINIHKKLPTCLTFAFAALIRFYKGTFNGENLPINDNEKIVANFAEIWKNTDYNAIVNTVLSNKEYWGQDLTKIENLSNAIAFALAEIDSNGIKSGFENFSKKY, encoded by the coding sequence ATGAAAAAATTAAATAGAAAAAATACAGGATTAGAAGATAAACTTCCAATTAAAATAATACAATTTGGAGAAGGAAACTTCCTAAGAGCATTTATTGGTTACGCTTTTAATGAACTAAATAAAGTAGTAAATTTTAAAGCAGGTATTGCTGTTGTTCAGCCTATTGAAAATGGTTTGGTAAAAATTCTAAATGATCAAGATGGTTTGTATACACTTTTTATGAAAGGTGTTAAAAAAGGTAAAGAAATTCAAGAAATTGAATTGATAGACAACATTGTAAAAGGTGTAGATCCCTATGCAAATTTTATTGATTATTTAAGTTTAGCTAAAGAAGAAGATTTAGAGTTTATTATTTCAAATACCACAGAGGCTGGTATTGCATACGTAGCTTCAGATACAGCAGAAATGCAACCACCAAGTTCTTTTCCTGCTAAATTAACAGTGCTTTTACACGAGCGTTTTAAACATTTTAAAGGTGATGCAAAAAAAGGTTTAACTATAATTCCTTGTGAACTAATTAACCATAATTCTGAAACTTTAAAAGAAATCATTTTAAAATATATTTCTGATTGGAATTTAGGAGGTGATTTTAAAACTTGGCTACAAGAAAGTAATTCGTTTCATAGTACATTAGTAGATAGAATTGTTCCAGGTTATCCAAAAGCAGAAATTAAAGCCTATAATGCAAAGTTAAATTATGAAGATAATTTAATTGTTACGGCAGAAGCATTTTTACTTTGGGTTATTGAAGGTGGTGAAGATTTAAAAGCAAAATTACCTTTTAATAAAACAAAATTAGATGTAAAAATTGTTGATGATATGCAGCCTTTTAGAACTAGAAAAGTACGAATTTTAAATGGAGCACATACTTCATTAATTGCTTTTTCTTATTTGTATGGAAATAAAACTGTAAAAGAATCTGTAGATAATGAATTTACGGGTGGATTAATTAATCAAATTATTTTTGATGAAATTATACCAACACTAGATTTTGACAAAAAACAAATTGAAGAATTCGCCTATGAAGTTTTAGATCGTTTTAGAAACCCCTTTATCAAACATAACATATCAAGCTTAGCATTAAACTGTATTTCTAAATTTAAAGTTAGAGTTTTACCTAGCATCTTAGAGTATATAAATATTCATAAAAAACTACCAACCTGCTTAACATTTGCTTTTGCAGCACTCATCCGTTTTTATAAAGGTACTTTTAATGGTGAAAATTTACCTATAAATGATAATGAAAAAATTGTTGCAAACTTTGCAGAAATCTGGAAAAACACAGATTACAATGCAATAGTAAACACAGTTTTAAGTAATAAAGAATATTGGGGCCAAGACCTAACTAAAATAGAAAACCTATCAAATGCAATTGCTTTTGCTTTAGCAGAAATAGATTCTAACGGAATAAAAAGTGGGTTTGAAAATTTTAGTAAAAAATACTAA
- a CDS encoding TRAP transporter large permease, whose protein sequence is MSIEIISIIVLFVSFFVLLLIKVPVAYSIGISTTLSLLLNIDKLPGLTTIAQRMTTGIDSFALLAIPFFVLAGEIMKQGGIANRLINFAKSLVASLPGGLAYVNVLASMLFGAISGSAVAAASAIGSIMTDRMEKEGYPRALSASINITSSTTGLLIPPSNILIVYALASGGTASVAALFIAGYLPGILLGFAIMGYIAFIAISKGYARGKRSTLLEVWIYFRKAFFSLLLLVVVVGGIVAGVFTATEASVIAVLYAAILSLIYGDMKMKDFPKILLISGKTTSVVMFLICTSMAMSWLFSFEGIPEMISTFLLESLNNKFAIFLAINIILLIVGTFMDMTPAVLIFTPIFLPVVTTLGMDPVHFGIVIVLNLCIGICTPPVGTLLFVGSGVANVSVTKVIRSLLPFLAIMLGVLMLISFIPEISMFLPRIFGL, encoded by the coding sequence ATGAGTATAGAGATTATTAGTATTATCGTTTTGTTTGTAAGTTTCTTTGTGCTTTTGTTAATAAAAGTTCCAGTAGCATATAGTATTGGAATTTCCACAACATTAAGTTTATTACTAAATATTGATAAACTACCTGGATTAACAACTATTGCCCAAAGAATGACAACTGGTATAGATAGTTTTGCATTATTAGCAATACCCTTTTTTGTATTGGCAGGAGAAATTATGAAACAAGGTGGTATTGCAAATCGTCTTATTAATTTTGCAAAATCTTTAGTAGCAAGCCTGCCAGGAGGATTAGCCTATGTAAACGTATTAGCATCAATGCTTTTTGGAGCCATTTCTGGTTCTGCAGTAGCAGCAGCTTCTGCAATTGGTTCTATTATGACAGATAGAATGGAAAAAGAAGGATATCCGAGAGCGTTAAGTGCATCCATAAATATTACATCATCAACAACGGGATTATTAATTCCGCCAAGTAATATTTTAATTGTTTACGCCCTTGCTAGTGGAGGAACTGCATCTGTAGCCGCATTATTTATTGCTGGTTATTTACCTGGAATTTTACTGGGTTTTGCAATTATGGGTTACATCGCATTTATTGCAATTAGCAAAGGTTATGCAAGAGGAAAGCGTTCTACACTTTTAGAAGTTTGGATCTATTTTAGAAAAGCTTTTTTTAGCTTACTACTATTAGTAGTTGTTGTTGGCGGAATCGTAGCCGGGGTTTTCACAGCAACTGAAGCCTCTGTTATTGCCGTACTTTATGCAGCTATACTTTCTTTAATTTATGGTGACATGAAAATGAAGGATTTTCCAAAAATATTATTAATTAGCGGAAAAACCACTTCTGTTGTTATGTTTTTAATTTGTACCTCTATGGCAATGTCTTGGTTATTCTCTTTCGAAGGGATTCCAGAAATGATTAGTACTTTTTTATTAGAGTCATTAAATAATAAATTCGCCATCTTTTTAGCTATTAATATTATTTTATTAATAGTTGGTACGTTTATGGACATGACACCTGCAGTGTTAATATTTACTCCAATATTTTTACCAGTAGTAACTACTTTAGGTATGGATCCTGTTCACTTCGGAATTGTAATTGTATTAAATTTATGCATTGGTATTTGTACACCTCCTGTAGGCACCTTACTCTTTGTAGGTAGTGGTGTAGCCAATGTTTCAGTAACCAAAGTTATCAGGTCTTTATTACCTTTTTTAGCAATTATGCTAGGTGTATTAATGCTAATTAGTTTTATACCAGAAATATCAATGTTTTTACCAAGAATTTTTGGACTATAG
- a CDS encoding TRAP transporter small permease, with product MNKYEVTFNKVNKILEWFIIIIFGLLVLDVLFQVFSRYLLGTSFTWTEEFARFSLIWMTIIGAAYLNAKREHLSMDFLYQKLSLTNKRKASIVIEIFIFLFALIVMVIGGINLVYTTLHLDQLSGTLRIPLGYVYAVLPFSGFLIISFSVYHISKIYSNKNIC from the coding sequence ATGAATAAATATGAGGTTACTTTTAATAAAGTTAACAAAATTCTTGAATGGTTTATAATAATAATTTTTGGATTATTAGTTTTAGATGTTCTTTTCCAAGTGTTCTCAAGATATCTTTTGGGTACTTCTTTTACTTGGACAGAAGAGTTTGCTAGATTTTCATTAATCTGGATGACCATTATAGGCGCTGCTTATCTAAATGCAAAAAGAGAACACCTATCAATGGATTTTTTATACCAAAAACTATCGCTAACTAACAAAAGAAAAGCGTCTATAGTTATTGAGATTTTTATATTCCTTTTTGCACTTATTGTTATGGTTATTGGAGGTATAAATTTGGTTTATACAACCTTGCATCTAGATCAATTATCGGGTACTTTACGTATTCCTTTAGGTTATGTATATGCTGTTTTGCCATTCAGTGGTTTCTTAATAATATCTTTTTCTGTGTACCACATATCAAAAATTTATTCTAATAAAAACATTTGTTAA